Proteins from one Candidatus Tanganyikabacteria bacterium genomic window:
- a CDS encoding flippase-like domain-containing protein, whose translation MNAVVKTVLGLGISALCLWLVARNVELAAVWKVMRTASPGWLAAAVAIYLASFAFRARRWALLLAPSAPLKVRTVLPFVLVGYAGNNLLPARMGELVRTVALSRRTGVRKTAILTTVVMERLFDGLTLLMLLGALALIYPLVPWMRGVGLLASLIFGSALAFFVANLVWPRAGAAAIAALERALPPGLAARLARMYASFLEGIATLRRPGRVVGVVTLSLITWGAEAAYYYATMRAIGLEVPLHAAVMTLIVVALATIAPSAPGFIGTFQLSCVTALAAFGVGRELALGYAVLLHAAQILPVTAIGLAVAAFGRISLFGTDEEPTPASPLVAQRYRRLPMRLSVIIPVFNEVRTIEQILAKVRAVPIDKEIVLVDDGSSDGTRPILEQQRQEPGTVVIFHAHNQGKGAAIRTGIAHTTGDCVVVQDADLEYDPGEYVKLLEPLTAGTADVVYGSRFLGNPEKMSFLHWFGNKLLTVITNVLYGATLTDMETCYKVIRGDIARSIRIESDRFDFEPEITAKLLRLGHRITEVPISYHGRQFHEGKKITWKDGFAAIRALFRYRFSDLARVRIAAEAKIPQAQAAPIEDGSPAPTP comes from the coding sequence ATGAACGCCGTCGTCAAGACCGTCCTGGGCCTGGGCATCTCCGCCCTGTGCCTGTGGCTGGTGGCGCGCAACGTCGAACTCGCCGCGGTCTGGAAGGTCATGCGCACGGCCTCGCCCGGCTGGCTGGCGGCGGCCGTCGCCATTTACCTGGCTTCCTTCGCGTTTCGGGCGCGCCGCTGGGCCCTGCTGCTCGCGCCGTCAGCGCCCCTGAAGGTCCGGACGGTCCTGCCCTTCGTCCTGGTGGGCTACGCGGGCAACAATCTCCTGCCGGCGCGGATGGGCGAGCTCGTGCGCACGGTGGCGTTGTCGCGCAGGACCGGGGTGCGCAAGACCGCCATCCTGACCACGGTGGTCATGGAGCGGCTCTTCGACGGGCTCACGCTCTTGATGCTCCTGGGCGCGCTCGCGCTGATCTACCCGCTCGTGCCGTGGATGCGCGGTGTCGGCCTGCTGGCCTCGCTGATCTTCGGTTCCGCCCTCGCGTTCTTCGTCGCCAACCTCGTCTGGCCCCGCGCTGGCGCCGCCGCGATCGCCGCACTCGAGCGAGCCTTGCCGCCCGGCCTGGCGGCCCGCCTGGCGCGGATGTATGCCTCCTTCCTGGAAGGCATCGCGACGCTGCGCCGGCCCGGTCGCGTCGTCGGCGTGGTCACGCTCTCGCTGATCACCTGGGGCGCCGAGGCCGCTTACTACTACGCCACGATGCGCGCCATCGGCCTCGAGGTGCCGCTGCACGCCGCGGTCATGACGCTGATCGTCGTGGCGCTGGCCACGATCGCGCCGTCGGCTCCCGGCTTCATCGGGACGTTCCAGCTGTCGTGCGTCACGGCGTTGGCCGCCTTCGGCGTCGGCCGGGAACTTGCCCTCGGCTACGCGGTGCTCCTGCACGCCGCCCAGATCCTGCCCGTCACGGCGATCGGCCTGGCGGTTGCCGCGTTTGGCCGCATCTCGCTCTTCGGCACCGACGAGGAGCCCACGCCTGCTTCCCCCCTAGTCGCCCAGAGGTATCGGAGGCTCCCCATGCGCCTGTCCGTCATCATCCCCGTGTTCAACGAAGTCAGGACCATCGAGCAGATCCTGGCCAAGGTCCGCGCCGTGCCGATCGACAAGGAAATCGTACTGGTCGACGACGGCTCGAGCGACGGCACGCGGCCCATCCTCGAGCAACAGCGCCAGGAGCCCGGGACGGTCGTGATCTTTCACGCCCACAACCAGGGCAAGGGTGCCGCCATCCGCACCGGCATCGCGCATACTACGGGCGATTGCGTGGTCGTGCAGGATGCGGATCTCGAATACGATCCGGGCGAGTACGTCAAGCTGCTGGAACCGCTCACCGCCGGCACGGCCGACGTCGTCTACGGGTCGCGATTCCTTGGCAACCCCGAGAAGATGTCCTTTCTGCACTGGTTCGGCAACAAGCTGCTGACGGTGATCACGAACGTGCTCTACGGCGCGACGCTGACCGACATGGAGACCTGCTACAAGGTCATTCGCGGCGACATCGCCCGCTCCATTCGCATCGAATCCGATCGCTTCGACTTCGAACCCGAGATCACCGCCAAGCTGCTGCGGCTGGGCCATCGCATCACCGAGGTGCCGATCTCGTATCACGGCCGGCAGTTCCACGAAGGCAAGAAAATCACCTGGAAGGACGGCTTCGCGGCCATCCGCGCCCTCTTCCGCTATCGCTTCAGCGACCTGGCGCGGGTGCGCATCGCGGCCGAGGCCAAGATCCCGCAGGCCCAAGCCGCCCCGATCGAGGACGGGTCGCCCGCCCCCACCCCGTGA
- a CDS encoding NAD(P)/FAD-dependent oxidoreductase gives MKHVAVIGSGMAGLTTALRLLQHGMRVTVFERTARLGGLASAFEIGGVPLEKYYHHVFTHDDALRDLADELGVGDRLKWYPSSVATYYGGKLYPFQTPRDLLAFSPLGILDRLRVGAATVLARRYKDWESLEGRSAHDWLREQFGAAGFKVIWEPLMRKKFGAYADEVTAVWIWGKIALRGTSREKGKERELLGYMAGSFQVLSDRIGAEIRKLGGAIRLETEVSAITPEGATWTVAPAGERFDAVVLATPPRVVTRLLEPVLPPGEFKAFSSLKSVGAIVSVLELDRPLTRYYWTNVNDYELPFGGVIEHTNLLPAADYGGSHIVYLSRYMPTHEPFWEFSNQEVLDASLPHLVKLNPAFERSWVKNAWVFREAYTQPVIERHYPRHRPPLASELPGLYFGNMHHINPEDRGMNYAIALGDRIARSIIGTARLTLRDAEPIASA, from the coding sequence ATGAAACACGTGGCCGTCATCGGGTCGGGCATGGCGGGGCTGACCACGGCGCTGCGGTTGCTCCAGCACGGCATGCGCGTCACGGTGTTCGAGCGGACGGCGCGTCTGGGCGGGTTGGCGTCGGCGTTCGAGATCGGCGGGGTGCCGCTCGAGAAGTACTACCACCACGTGTTCACGCACGACGACGCGCTGCGCGACCTGGCCGACGAGCTGGGCGTGGGCGATCGCCTCAAGTGGTATCCCAGCTCGGTCGCCACTTACTACGGCGGCAAGCTGTACCCGTTCCAGACGCCGCGCGATCTGCTGGCGTTCTCGCCCCTTGGCATCCTCGACCGCCTGCGCGTGGGCGCGGCCACGGTGCTCGCCCGGCGCTACAAGGATTGGGAGAGCCTCGAGGGCCGATCGGCTCATGACTGGCTCCGCGAGCAGTTCGGCGCCGCCGGGTTCAAGGTGATCTGGGAGCCGCTGATGCGCAAGAAGTTCGGCGCTTATGCCGACGAGGTCACGGCAGTTTGGATCTGGGGGAAAATCGCGCTGCGCGGCACGTCCCGCGAAAAGGGCAAGGAGCGCGAGTTGCTCGGCTACATGGCCGGGTCCTTCCAGGTGCTCTCGGATCGGATCGGCGCGGAGATCCGCAAGCTGGGCGGCGCCATCCGGCTCGAGACCGAGGTTTCCGCGATCACCCCCGAGGGCGCCACGTGGACCGTCGCACCAGCCGGCGAGCGCTTTGACGCCGTCGTGCTGGCCACGCCGCCGCGGGTCGTGACGCGGCTGCTCGAGCCCGTGCTGCCGCCGGGCGAGTTCAAGGCCTTCTCCTCGCTCAAGAGCGTCGGGGCGATCGTGTCGGTCCTCGAGCTGGACCGGCCGCTCACGCGGTACTACTGGACCAACGTCAACGACTACGAATTGCCCTTCGGCGGCGTCATCGAGCACACCAATCTGCTGCCGGCCGCCGACTACGGCGGCTCGCACATCGTGTACCTGTCGCGCTACATGCCGACCCACGAGCCATTCTGGGAGTTCTCCAACCAGGAGGTGCTCGACGCCTCGCTCCCGCACCTGGTCAAGCTCAACCCGGCGTTCGAGCGGAGCTGGGTGAAAAACGCCTGGGTCTTCCGCGAGGCCTACACCCAGCCGGTGATCGAGCGCCACTACCCGCGCCACCGGCCGCCGCTGGCCTCCGAACTGCCTGGGCTGTACTTCGGCAACATGCACCATATCAATCCCGAGGACCGCGGCATGAACTACGCGATCGCCCTGGGCGACCGCATCGCGCGGTCGATCATCGGCACCGCGCGGCTGACCCTTCGGGACGCGGAGCCGATAGCTTCGGCATGA